A window from Cydia amplana chromosome 12, ilCydAmpl1.1, whole genome shotgun sequence encodes these proteins:
- the LOC134652982 gene encoding N-terminal Xaa-Pro-Lys N-methyltransferase 1-like encodes MSGNIFYTKAAKYWANVPATIDGVLGGYAHISDIDIKGSKAFLNDILALKNAPGTKLALDCGAGIGRIAQNLLIPRFGKVDLVEQEERFLAAAKKRISETNERLGSLYNIGLQNFIPQKKYDVIWCQWVLGHLDDFDLIAFLKRCKRALNTNGVIIVKENITSTEEIEYDEEDSSVARPYKLMQLIFNEAQLNVIKEDEQDGFPSDIYKVYSFALVPSELENRPFVLTL; translated from the coding sequence atgtctggaaacattttttatacaaaagccGCAAAATACTGGGCTAATGTCCCAGCCACGATAGACGGCGTGCTCGGCGGCTACGCGCATATCTCGGACATTGACATCAAGGGGTCCAAGGCCTTTCTAAACGACATACTAGCTCTTAAAAATGCCCCAGGAACTAAGTTGGCTCTCGACTGTGGAGCCGGTATCGGCAGAATCGCTCAAAACCTGCTGATTCCCCGATTCGGCAAGGTTGATTTAGTCGAACAAGAGGAAAGATTCCTTGCCGCCGCCAAAAAAAGAATCAGCGAAACCAACGAAAGACTTGGATCACTGTACAATATAGGTTTGCAAAATTTTATCCCCCAGAAAAAATATGATGTCATCTGGTGTCAATGGGTCCTTGGCCATTTAGACGACTTCGATCTAATTGCatttttaaaaagatgtaaaaGAGCACTTAACACGAATGGTGTTATTATCGTTAAAGAGAATATCACTTCAACCGAAGAAATAGAATACGACGAGGAAGACTCATCAGTAGCCCGACCTTATAAACTCATGCAATTAATATTCAACGAAGCTCAATTAAACGTGATCAAAGAAGACGAACAAGACGGATTTCCATCTGatatttataaagtttattcaTTTGCTCTTGTTCCAAGTGAACTGGAGAACAGACCATTTGTTTTAACCCTCTGA